In Runella sp. SP2, the genomic window GAAAGACGGAGCTAAAGGCGTATTTGTCAATGGGTATGGAACTTACACAGACTCAGGAGCAAACGCTGTTATCAGTAAGATAACTGTTAATGAAAATGATAATGATAATGACGATTGGACAATCAAATAATGAATTATACTAACTTTGCAGCGTGAAATATTTCTCCTTCATATTAGCCCTTTATGTTTTGTTGCTGACAGCAGTACCAAATTTGGTGGAGGACAAATGTTTTCAGGAGCAAACAACCGAACAATCACAAGACAATCAAAATGACAAAGATTGCAGCGATTGTTGTTCACCATTTATGAGTTGCAATACCTGTTTAGGTTTCACTTTTCCAATAGCAAATTTTTCAATACACTCTATCCTCACTTATTCAGACAAAAAAGTTTCTATTTACAAGGAAAATACAACGTCTGACTTTTTCTCTTCCATTTGGCAACCGCCCAAAATTAGTTAATGTTTCCGTGCCTTCGGCACAATAACAAATTGCGGTGCTACGCACCGCCAATTCTTATTTTTCAAACATTAATAATCATTTAGGCAATGAAGTTTAAAATCATTTTGCTACTAATGGTAGCATTCAACATAAATACCGTATTCGGACAGAATACATTTAAAGCGGTCATAAAAGACAGCGAAACAAAAGAACCGTTAATCGGTGCGACAGCTATTTTATCAGGAACGGCAACAGGAGCAACCGCAGACATTAACGGAATGATAACCTTAACCAATATCCCAAACGGAAAGCAGATAATTGAATTTCGTTACATCGGTTATGAAACAAGAAAAGACACGTTTGATTTTCCGTTGACAACATCAAACCTGATAGAGATTTTTCTCAAATCAAATGCAGACGAATTGGACGAAATTGTGATTTCATCTACCCGAAGTTCCAGAACCATAAAGGACATTCCGACAAGAATTGAATTTATTGCAGGGGAAGAATTAGAAGAAAAAGGAAATATGAAAGCAGGCGATATTCGTATGCTTTTAAGTGAAAGCACAGGCATACAAACGCAGCAAACTTCCGCAACGTCTGCCAATGCTTCTATTCGTATTCAGGGACTTGACGGACGATATACACAAATTCTTAAAGACGGATTTCCGCTATATGCAGGAGCAGCAAGCGGTTTAGGACTTTTGCAAACGCCACCGCTTGACTTAAAGCAAGTAGAAATTATTAAAGGTTCTTCATCTACACTTTACGGAGGCGGAGCAATAGCAGGATTGGTAAACCTTATTTCCAAAACACCGACAGATGAAAAAGAATTACGTTTTCATTTAAACGGAAGTTCGGGCAGAGGTTTTGACATTAACGGTTTTTACGGACAGCGATTTAACAAAATCGGGACAACTATTTTTGCTGCACATAACCGCAATTGGGCTTATACCCCATCGGGTGATTTTTCAGCTATTCCAAAATTTGACAGGTATGTTTTCAATCCTAAGTTATTTGTTTATTTCAGCGACAAAACAAAACTGAATGTTGGAATAAACACAGCTATTGAAAACCGTATCGGTGGCGACATACATTTTATACAAGGAAAAGGCGACACTATCCACAGTTATTTTGAAGAAAACAAAACACAACGCTATTCCACGCAATTGTCTTTTGACCATAAATTTAATGACAAAAGTTTCTTCAATTTCAAGAACAGTGTGAGTTATTTTAACAGGATAATCAATATTCCAAATTACAGTTTTGACGGCACACAAACAGCCACATTCAGCGAAGCAAGCTATACCAATATTCGGGAAAAAACAGAATGGGTTGCAGGTGTAAATCTTTGGTCGGATAACTTTCAGGAAAAGCAGACAGACACTTTTCCATTGAGAAATTATAACCAAATTACTTTTGGTTCATTTGCTCAAAATTCGTGGAAAGCAACCAAGTGGCTCAATCTTGAAACAGGTTTCAGAGCCGACTATGTTATTGATTATGGTATTGCTTTGCTGCCAAGAGTTTCAGCATTATTCAAAATAACCGACAAATTTTCTTCACGGCTTGGTGGTGGTTTTGGCTATAAAACACCAACCATATTTACAGAGGAAAGCGAACGCATACAATACCAAAATGTAATGCCCATTGATAAAAACATCAACAAATTGGAACGCAGTTACGGAGGAAATGTTGATTTTAATTATCGCACCGTATTTGGCGAAAAAGTAACGTTCAGTATCAACCAACTTTTCTTTTACACCTATTTGAATAACCCTTTGTTGCTTGAGTATCAAACAGGCGGATTATACCAATTTATCAATTCGGCAGGACACATTGATACAAGAGGAACGGAAACCAATATCAAAATCGGCTATGAAGATTTTAAATTGTTTTTGGGTTATACATTCACCGATACCCGCTTGCATCAAAACGGAATTTTGACAAATACACCGCTTACGCCAAAGCACAGGATAAATTCAGTTTTAATGTATGAAGTAGAGGACAAATGGAAAGTAGGTTTGGAAGCGTATTATTTCAGTCCTCAAAAATTGAGTGACGGTGCAACAGGAAAACAATATGTGCTTTGTGGTTTTATGGTTGAAAAGCTATGGGAGAAATTTTCGGTTTACATCAACTTTGAAAATTTCCTTGACGCAAGGCAAACCCGATTTGACACTATTTATACAGGCACACTAACTAATCCTGTTTTCAGGGACATTTACGCACCGCTTGACGGATTTTTAATTAATGGTGGTATCAAACTAAAATTGTAGCAATTATGCAAAAGACAATATTTAACATTACAAAAATGGATTGCCCAAGCGAGGAGCAATTAATACGGATGAAACTGCAAAAGTTTGATGAAATAAAATCATTGGAGTTTGACATTCCAAACCGAAAATTAGCAGTTCATCATAACGGAAAACCAGAGCCGATAAACTTAGCATTAAATACGCTGAACCTTGATACTTCTTTGGTTTCAACCGAAGAAAGCAAGGTGGAAATTGAAACCGACACAAGCAATAAACAACGGAAATTGTTGTGGACGGTTCTTATTATCAATTTTCTGTTTTTCGGATTGGAAATGCTGTTTGGAATTTTTTCCAACTCAATGGGATTAGTGGCAGACAGTTTGGATATGCTCGCAGACAGTATTGTTTACGGATTGGCATTATTTGCGGTAGGTGGAACAATAACGAGAAAAAATAACATCGCAAAATTTGCAGGATATTTTCAAATACTTCTTGCTGTAATTGGTTTTGTAGAAGTAGTCAGACGATTTATAGGAATTGAGAAAATGCCTGATTTTCAAACAATGATTATCGTTTCTGTTTTGGCTCTTATCGCTAATGTGATTTGTCTTTACTTATTACAAAAAGGTAAGAGCAAAGAGGCTCATATGCAAGCAAGTATGATTTTCACTTCCAATGACGTAATTATTAATTCGGGAGTAATCACAGCCGGACTTTTGGTTAATTGGCTTAATTCAGGTTATCCCGACTTGATTATTGGAGCAATCGTTTTTATAATTGTTGCAAGAGGAGCATACAGAATATTACAATTAGCGAAGTAAAAAGCCAACGCACACAAGCACACACATTTTGCAGCCGCTACAAGCCGACACGCAAACCAAAGCTGCAAAAAGAGTGTGCTTGTTTCCCTAAAAAAAATTGAATAAAAAAATTTTCCTGCCCTTCTGAAAAAGAAAAAATACCCGAACGCACAACCCGACACTTGGACGACATACAGACAATGGTTTACTAAGACGGTGGACAGAACGCCAGCTGCTAACAGCGGTTTGGCGTAATGGGGGCGGACGTTCTTCGTATGACAGTTTTTCGTAAATTTGAACTTTCGGCTTCGTATGAAGTTTTGTGCTGAAAAGCCCCCACTACGCCAAGCCGCATAACGTTGGTGGCTACCGCAGGACGAAATCTTAGTAAATTAGTGTAGCATCCTTAACCTTTTTTTCATTTTTAAACTTTAAACAAAATGGCAGAACACAAAAAAATGCAAGACCGTCAACTCATGACAAGCACACTAACCGTCAGGCAAAACCTGCAAAAAGAAATGAAACGCCCAGTGTAAAAGCAGCTCGTGAAAAATCTGAGGCAAAAATTGCTGCAAAGAAGGAAAAACGAAGTAAAGGATTATGCTTTATTACCACTGCGGTTTGTCAGACTCTGGGCAAACCTGACAATTGTATCGAATTAGAAACCATTAGAAGTTTTCGAGATAATTGGTTGGCAAAAACACCCAATGGACAGTAAATTATTGATGAGTATTATGAGATAGCACCTCACATAGTATCTTCAATAAATAAA contains:
- a CDS encoding cation transporter — encoded protein: MQKTIFNITKMDCPSEEQLIRMKLQKFDEIKSLEFDIPNRKLAVHHNGKPEPINLALNTLNLDTSLVSTEESKVEIETDTSNKQRKLLWTVLIINFLFFGLEMLFGIFSNSMGLVADSLDMLADSIVYGLALFAVGGTITRKNNIAKFAGYFQILLAVIGFVEVVRRFIGIEKMPDFQTMIIVSVLALIANVICLYLLQKGKSKEAHMQASMIFTSNDVIINSGVITAGLLVNWLNSGYPDLIIGAIVFIIVARGAYRILQLAK
- a CDS encoding TonB-dependent receptor, whose protein sequence is MKFKIILLLMVAFNINTVFGQNTFKAVIKDSETKEPLIGATAILSGTATGATADINGMITLTNIPNGKQIIEFRYIGYETRKDTFDFPLTTSNLIEIFLKSNADELDEIVISSTRSSRTIKDIPTRIEFIAGEELEEKGNMKAGDIRMLLSESTGIQTQQTSATSANASIRIQGLDGRYTQILKDGFPLYAGAASGLGLLQTPPLDLKQVEIIKGSSSTLYGGGAIAGLVNLISKTPTDEKELRFHLNGSSGRGFDINGFYGQRFNKIGTTIFAAHNRNWAYTPSGDFSAIPKFDRYVFNPKLFVYFSDKTKLNVGINTAIENRIGGDIHFIQGKGDTIHSYFEENKTQRYSTQLSFDHKFNDKSFFNFKNSVSYFNRIINIPNYSFDGTQTATFSEASYTNIREKTEWVAGVNLWSDNFQEKQTDTFPLRNYNQITFGSFAQNSWKATKWLNLETGFRADYVIDYGIALLPRVSALFKITDKFSSRLGGGFGYKTPTIFTEESERIQYQNVMPIDKNINKLERSYGGNVDFNYRTVFGEKVTFSINQLFFYTYLNNPLLLEYQTGGLYQFINSAGHIDTRGTETNIKIGYEDFKLFLGYTFTDTRLHQNGILTNTPLTPKHRINSVLMYEVEDKWKVGLEAYYFSPQKLSDGATGKQYVLCGFMVEKLWEKFSVYINFENFLDARQTRFDTIYTGTLTNPVFRDIYAPLDGFLINGGIKLKL